TCATGAAGAGTTTCCATTGTTTCTTCGATAGGTGTGTGATAATCCCAGCGATGGATCTGGTACAAATCCACATAATCTGTTCCCAACCTTTTAAGACTCTTATCGATTTCACTCATAATTGCTTTTCGGGAGAGCCCAGCACCATTGGGGCCTTCATGCATACGATTATAGACCTTTGTCGCGAGGACAATTTCATCTCGATTAGCATAATCCTTTAGAGCTCGTCCGAGAATTTCCTCACTTGTTCCATCCGAATACACATTTGCAGTATCAAAAAAATTAATTCCGAGCTCAAGCGCCTTTTTTATAATAAGCCGACTCTGCTCTTCATCAAGCACCCACTGATGGATCCAACGTTCGGCTACCCCGAAGCTCATACAACCTAGACATAGCCTGGAAACATCTAGGCCGGTATTGCCAAGTTTCACATAGTCCATTTTATAATTCCCCCTCTCTTCAATAGGTTGTTCTGTTCATTTCCTGCTATCTGTTATTATTTCACTTGGAGTTCACTCCAAGTCAAGATATTTATAAAACTAACCGCTTTAAGCTCTGTTCACTCGCCCTTTTCAGAAGGAGTTGTGTCCGTAAATGCACTGCTCCATAGAATAGTTTGATGATATTTGTGGAGTTCTACTTAGTCAAAAGGGGTGAAACGATGGGTTTTACTGTGAACGGGGGACCTCCCCATGGATATTACCGGAGCATCTTGGAACTTGCAACAGAATGGAGACATAGTGGAACTATTCGTGATGCTGGACATGTCGTTCCGTTTGATTTCGGTCGGGTGGCCATGTTCACAGCTCCTAAAAGTATTGAAACGATCATCCATCCTGCATTGACGCCTTATAGTTTACAGCCGTTTGGTGGATACGTAGCCACTATCTCGAGTGGGAGGGTATGGGGAGAATCTGGTGCTGTTCTATCTCCGGATAGGAAGCTGATCTTTGATGTGTCACAGGAATATGACGCCGTGCAAAATAGAATGCTACTAGCAGAAGAGCACCCCGTGTTCCACCAGTGGAATAATCCGAAACTTCAACATATAGAAGGGACCGCGGCCGTGTTGACGTTTTGCGGAAGCCATAACTATTTTCACTGGATGTATGATGTGCTCCCTAGGCTGGCGATGCTCAAAAGTAGTAGAATTCCTTTTTCCACTATCATCATGAATCCAAATCCATATGGACCATTTGTGGAACAAACATGGGCGATGCTCGGCATATCAGAAGCATCAGTGATCCGAGCAAATCCAGAAGCTTATTTTGAAGCCGATCAGCTGCTTGTACCCTCTTTGATGATGAATTCTCACTACCCCGCATGGGCCACAGATACGCTGCGTAGATTTTTTTTACCGCATAGAGAATCAACACTTATCACTCCTGAGCGTATTTATATTTCGCGAAACAAAGCCAGCACCCGGCGCTTGGTCAATGAAGAGGTAGTTATCCGTTGTCTTGAGGAATACAACATTCAACCCATTTACCTAGAGGATTGGACGGTTGCGCAGCAAATCCAGTTATTCGCTTCGGCAAAGGTAATCTTGGGAGCGCATGGCGCTGGACTCGCCAATTTGGCTTTTTGTCAAAGCGGAACACAAGTGATTGAAATTTTTCATGATCGGCATGTCGTTCCAACATATTGGATGATCAGCAACCATAACGCCCTCGATTATTACATGATGTATGGTCAAGGCTGGCCAGATCCTGCTATTCGTTTCCCGGGGCTCGAAGATATCTATGTGGATGTTGATCGACTGAAGCAGACTTTGCATCTGGCAGGGTTGAATGCTTAGAACTACGGTATTTTTTATTCAAAAAAAGCGTGATGCAATTTTCGCACCACGCTTTTATCAAAAAATTAGCTTTAATCGCGTTTTGTCACATACTTCATCCATAGCCCATCGTCGTTAAGCTTATCTACACTTTTTAATGAGAAGTTTGCGCTTTGCTTATTTTTTAAAGAAGCCTTATTTTCAAATAAAGTCACGGAATCAGAGGCTCCATCTGCAAATGGAACTAACACCAGGCTCAATTCATCAATTAAGTCTTCATTCAGAAAGGAGCCATTCAAGACGCCCCCACCCTCTAGCATTATTCATCGATTGAAAAAAATTGTTTCAACTTATTCACAACTAGAGTGAAATTCAAGCTTTCTTTTCCACCGAAAATATATGATATTCCTAAATTCTTCAGATGAGTTAGATAAGCATCAGATACCTGCTCCGTAAGTACTTCAATGATATGATCCTCTGTTCTATTATTACTTCCTTCTGAGATGTAGTTTTTGGTCCATCCTAATTTTCCAGAAGGGTCTACGGCTACCACATATGTTGCAGCATCTTTTTTAGCGATAAAGTCTGTCCTCGGAATGCTCGGGGTGTGCTTTTGCGTTAATTCTAATGAATGGCCTAACGTGAAGTTTTCCTCCATGGTAATCCTGCCACATATCCACGCTCTACATCCGTAACGATCATGAATTCTTTCGTATTCGTCAATAAAATAGGCTGCCCGCTCTTCTTCCAAAAAATCTCCGATGATTTTACCATCTAATGAAGTTAGCATATGGCAAATAATATAGGGTCTATCCATATAGGTCCCCCTTTATCCTACTTGCACTGTTGGACGAATAATCATTTCATTGATAGCTACATCGGACGGCTGCTCAATAGCAAAAGTAATTGCACGAGCAATGCTGTCGGCATCAATGGCCACTTTGTAAAAATCATTCAAGCCTGCTTTAGACTCTGGATCTGAGGACGTTTCTAATAATTCGCTACTAACAGACCCTGGCGATACATTGGTAACACGGATATTAGTACCACTCATTGCTTCTTCTTGACGCAGTCCTACAGAAATAGCACGAACAGCATGCTTGGTACCGCAATATACTGTACCGCCTGGGTAAATGTTATGACCAGCTACTGATAAGGCGCCCCTTATTTCCGGAATCGGTTCTTAACCTTTCTTCAAAATGAATTTAGACATGAAGTAAATGTAACTGAAGGAATAAACCACGGATTAAATGAAGAGGTTATTATTAGTTTTGTGGCATCAGCTTATGCAGGGGTAGTGGAATGGTGGTTCAAGAATGAGAAGCCTGTGACACATCAAGTCTTGGCTGAGCAGCTTGGGACGTTGTTGGAAAGGAATTTATAGCTCCCATATTATGAAACCGATAGATATAAAAAGCACCGCCTGATAGATTCTTCAGACGGTGCTTTGTTTAAATTTTTTCCATAGAACGGTTCTTATTTACGGTATTTCTTCGTTCTTTCATCCTCTATAACACCATTCCAATTCATTCCAAAGGCAAAATCATATACATGTCCTTCTGAATCTACGTGACATTCCATGTCATGCGCCACATCTTCCAGTTGCTCTTCTACCGTTTGCATGCCTGATGGCATTTGTACAGGGAGCAATCCGGAAGGCTCCTCTGCACCTGTTAACACTTGCATAAGCGCCTGATCCTGCAAACCAAAGTTAGCAAGTATAGCATCAGCCTCTCCCTCAAATTCGGCAACAACTGAAGGATTGGACAGCAACATCGACACAATTACCGGTTTGTCTTTCATCAGCTTGCGAGTTTCCAGGACACGATCCAGATCGCTCTCATTATGCGTAACAACGGTTTTTCCTTTATAAGAACGGTTAAGTACATCGTTATCACGCGCATCTCCAGCTAAGCTCTGCTCCCGAGCATGTTCCGCAGTGTACGGTCGATACTGCAAGCTGATTGGCACATAGCCGTTGCCTCCTTGGTCTGAATCTTCCTGGCTAAAGCCTACTCCTGAATTGGGACTGCTAATGAAGACAAGCGCAAAGTCTGCCTCTTCCGGTTGATCTGTCACATGGTAATATTTAGACACAACATCCAGGTTCACCGGGTATTCCGTTTTTTCCGGCGTCGGATTGCCGAACCAATCCTTTCCTGCTGGAGTGTAACGCTTCGGAATATATACGGTTTGATTCGCTGCCAACGGTAAGACTTGGTTTTTGTTCTTTAGCAGAACGATCGACTTCAGCTGCGCTTCATAGCCTGATTGCATAAACTCCGGATTCCCAACAATCTGTGCGCTCTCCTCGGGCTTCAAATATGGGTTCTCAAAGAGACCCAAGCGGAAAATATTAAGCAGAAGACGAACAGCTGACCGCTCAAAACGGTTCCGCATCCACACCTCTCCATGCTCAGCTACGCCCATTCGATAGGCTTCAAGCACGGGCTCCATCTCATTATTACCGCCGAATTGATCAACGCCTGCCATCAAGAGCTTGTAATGCCGTTCTGCGACGGTCAGACCTTCAACGCCCCAAGGCTTACCACTGAGAAAGGAATCCTTACTAATCGATTCGTCAGCTGTAATGAGCCAATCTGTGCATACAACGCCATCGTAACCGTATTTTCCCCGAAGCAGGTCGGTAATAAGATAGGAATTATATGAGTTTCCGACATTCTCCCCGTTCACCTGATCTTGATCTGTAGAAATTGTGTAATATGGCATGACTGCTGAAGCCTGCTTGGTTGGGCCGTCCAGTTTGAAAGCACCTTCTGTAAAAGGAATAAGATGCTCTTCAAAGTTACCGCCCGGATAGACGGCATATTTGCCACAAGCATAATGTGCATCCCTTCCGCCTTCCCCAGAACCACCGCCAGGCCAATGTTTTACCATAGCGTTCACACTGTCAAATCCCCAGCCTTCGTTAATCTCTCGGTCATCTTCCGAGCTCTGGAAGCCGTCGACATAAGCTCTTGCCATGTCAGCGGACAACTTCGAATCCTCACCAAATGTACCGTTAAAGCGGAACCATCGTGGATCTGTAGCTATATCAATTTGCGGCGACAGCGCCGTCCCTAGACCAAGTGCACGATACTCACGCGAGGCAACTTGCCCATACCGATAGGTGATCTTCGGATCGAAGGTTGCCGCAAGGCCAAGCGTCTCCGGCCACATGGAGATTTGCCCACCAGCTCCAGCATTGAACTCTGAGCTAGAATCTGAGCCATGGCGTGGGTCAGAGCTGTTGTTGGCTGGAATCCCTAGACCGGTTCCTTCTGCAAATGCCTGTACCTGGTTGTTCCACAGGGCGGCAATTTCTGGACTTTCAACGGTCGTCACAAGAATATGTCTTAGATGGTCCTGTGCCAGAAATGCCAGCTGTTCATCGGTAAGCTCCCATGGCTTGGCTCCGCTCTCCTCATAGGATTTACCGTTATACGTTCCTGAGAACCAGCTACTACTATGTGCTGGGATGGATTGATGACGACTATACAGCATGAGTCCAGCAATTTGTTCAATAGTCATCTGTGAGGCCAAATCTTCAGCACGCTCTTGCGGCGTCAACCGCCAGTCCTCATATTTATCCAGCTTGCCATTACGATTCAGATCTTTGAAGAACAGTCCATCCTGCTCGAGAATCTGCACTCCAGATTCAGGAGAATAACCTAAGGTTGGACCGCCCTTATTGCTTACGTAAGAAATGGTGTGAAGGCTTTTAGTTTTAATAGTCTCTCTCTGATTCATATGGTTTCCCTCCGCTATCCGTTTATTATTTAATTATAAAATAAACCACCCCATAGATGTGAGGTGGTCAATTATACACTTTTAGGTTCATTTTTAATGTAATTGAAAGCGATTCAATATTAATGATTAGGATAGATCATAAAAAATGACTCATTTTCTCAAAACAATGGAGTCAGCTCAATGAGCTCTACACTATGAGGTTCCATTCTCATGACAATAGAGAGCTCTTCACCTACTTCTAGAAGCTATATGGTCAGTGTTTTTTTACCAGCAAGATGGACGTTCCTTTAAATCACTCGTTTGAACTGAGTATTGTATAACTCGTAATAGGCACCTTGCATCGCAAGCAGCTCCTCATGACTTCCTTGCTCAGCAATTCCTCCACCCTGGATCACGAGAATGCGATCAGCATCCTGGATCGTACTAAGCCTATGGGCGATCACAAAGCTAGTACGTCCCTTCATCAAATTCTTCATCGCCTGCTGAATATGCATTTCCGTTCGCGTATCCACACTGCTGGTTGCTTCGTCCAGAATTAGAATAGCTGGATCAGCTAGAATTGCGCGTGCGATCGTTAACAGCTGGCGCTGGCCATGACTCAGATTACTGCCTTCTGCATTGAGGAGGGTCTCGTAACCATGTGGCAATCTTTTGATAAAAGCATCCGCATTAGCTAGCTGCGCCGCTTGCTCAATCTCTTGATCGGTCGCATCGAGACGGCCAAACCGAATGTTCTCACGAATCGTTCCCGAGAATACATGCGCATCTTGCAGCACCATCCCTAGTTGACTACGAAGTGCGTTTTTATCTAGCTCTCGGATGTCGCGACCATCAATTCGTATGGTACCGCCATTCAAATCATAGAAACGGATCAGCAGGTTAACAATGGTTGTTTTTCCTGCTCCTGTTGGGCCAACGAGCGCAATTTTCTCTCCAGGTTTTGCTTCAAATGTAACGCCAGACAGAATTGGGGAATCCGGCTTGTAAGCAAATGAAACGTCTTGGAAAACAACCTCCCCTTTTAACCTTGGGAGATCCTGACTTACTTCATCCCCGTATTCGGACGGCATCTCTAAAACCTCAAATACACGCTCTGCTCCGGCGATTGCAGATTGAATTAAATTGTACTGGTTAGCAAGATCAGCAATGGGTCTACCGAACTGTTTGGAATAGGTCAGGAAGCTAACGATTATGCCAACCGTAGCCATGTTATGGAAAGCCATCCAGCCACCAACCCCGGCAATGATTGCAAATCCAAGGTTGTTTATCATGTTCATTACTGGCCCAACTAATCCAGATACGATCTGTGCCTTAATGCTGACCTTATTCAGCTCTCCACTGATTGTGCGGAATCGGTTAACTTCTGCCTCTTCCCTGCTGTATTGTTTAACCACCCTTTGTCCGCTGATGGTTTCTTCGATAAACCCGCCCAGTTCACCTAAATGCCGCTGCTGATTTCGAAAATAAGTTCGGCTTAAGCCTATAATTTTACGACTAGCCAATAAAACGAGCGGGATCGTGATTAATGAAACTACGGTTAACGGAACGTTCAGCATTAACATAATAACGAGTGAGCCGCTTAGCGTAATCAAACTGTTTAACAATTGGGTAACGCTCTGATTAAGTGTGCTAGAAACGCTCTCTATATCGTTAGTTGCCCGGCTCATCAATTCTCCGTTAGCCCGTGTGTCAAAAAACTTAATGGGTAGCTGCTGATACTTGCTAAACAGATCACGACGCAGCTCAAATACGGTATTCTGCGAAACAGATGTCATGACGTATGCTTGCACCCAGGCAACTACACTGCCTAACCCATAAATGCCAATAAGGAGTATACAAAACCGAATAAGACCATGATAATCTTGGGGAATTACCGCTGTATCAATCGCTTTACCGATGAGATACGGCCCGATCAAAGAAAGTAGTGCATTCAACACTGTAAATACATATACAATGATTAACCCGAACCGTTGACGATTCAAATAAGCCCAGATGCGTTTAAGCGTGCTCGCTTGATTTTTGGCACGTACGATTGGCACAGCGCCGCCGCGTCCGGGGCCAGATCCGGGTCCTATTCCTGGTCCGAATCCGCCTGATCTAGTGATAGGAGGAGTGTTCATGCCGTTATCATGCTTTGACATAAGGAACCTCCTCTCCCTTCATCTGTGATTTCCAGATGTCTCGGTAAATTTCACTGCTGCTCATTAGACCATCATGTGTACCTTGTACAGCGATTCGACCGTTTTCTAGAATTAAAATGCGGTCCGCGTCAATCACAGATGTGACACGCTGAGCAATCAAAATATTCGTGCTACTGCGTAATCGTATTTTTAACATTTGCCGAATTCGTGACTCTGTCGCCGCATCAAGCGCACTAGTACTGTCATCCATGATGAGAATTGTAGGCTGAATTAGCAACGCCCTTGCAATCGAAAGCCGCTGCTTCTGCCCTCCAGACAAGTTGATGCCTCGCTGGCCAAGCACTGTATCATAACCCTGTGGTAGCTCTAAAATAAAATGGTGCGCTTCAGCAGCTTTTGCTGCTTGTTCTACTTCTTCATCTGTTGCCTCAGGTCTGCCATATCGGATATTATCTCGGATTGTTCCACTGAACAGGATAGCCTGCTGCATAACGTAACCGATCTTACGACGCAAATGCTCCAAAGAAATCTGCCGCGTGTCAGAACCATCAATCGTAATAGAGCCCGAGGATACTTCGTAAAGTCTTGGAATAAGACTGACCAAGGTTGATTTCCCAGCACCTGTGGCTCCAAGTATAGCCACCGTCTCACCTGGCTCAGCAGTGAAGTTAATGCCATCTAATACAAGGTTCTCATCCGTAGGATCATAGGCAAATGATACGTTGTCAAATACAATTCGACCGTTAGATACGGCAACTTTTTTAGCTTCGGGTATTTCTGTAATCTCACTAATCGTGGAAAACACTTCATTCTCCCGATCTGCGGAGACCTTTGCACGCGAGAAGAAAGTTAGCATATTGCTCAACATGAGCATAGACATCAACAATTGGGTGATATAGTTAATAAAGGCGATCAACTCACCGACTGGCAGCGAGCCGTTCCAGTTCTGCAGCCCCCCAAACCAGAGAACGGCCACGATACTGGCATTGAGCACAAGCATCATGAGCGGCATATTCAACGACATTAGCCGTACCGCTTTTATCGCAGTCTCTGTGTAATCCTTGTTGGCTGTATTAAACCTCTTCTGTTCATGCTTCGCACGGACGAAGGCTTTAACTACACGAATACCCGATAAATTTTCCTGCAATACTGTGTTGACACCGTCTAATTTGACCTGCATTTTCTCAAACAGGGGAAAAGAAAGTCGAATTAACCCATACAATATTACAACCAGCAGTGGCACGGCAACGACAAGGATGAGGGTCAGCGAAGGACTAATCCGTATGGCCATTATCAAACTACCGATTAATAGCAATGGAGATCGAATATTCCGCAAAATCATCTGAACAAAGGTTTGTAGCTGCACCACATCGTTTGTTAAGCGAGTAATTAGCGAGCCCGTCTTCAATTGATCCAGATTCTTGTTTGAGAATTTCTGAATATGTTCAAACAGGTTAATCCGTAAATCATTCCCGAAATTTTGAGAGGCGATGCTTGAAAACACGGTGCAGCCTATCCCACCAATGAGACCGAGAAATGCTACGCCAAGCATGGTCAATCCCGTCGAATAAATATGTGATAAATCTTTTGTCATAATCCCATGATCCACAATGCTCGCCATAAGTGTAGGTTGAAGCAAATCCATAAACACTTCGAGCATCATCATAAGTGGTGCTAACACAGACCACACCCAATATGGCCTTAAGTAACTCTTAAGTTTCCACATTCCATCACCTTTTAAGATAAATATGTGATTTTTGACTTCATCGGTGTTCTCGGCTTAGCATTTGGAACTTCCTCCGGATAGCCAATGCCAAATACTCCAATCACATCGTAATCTTGCGGGACACCCAGAATTTCACGATTATGAGGCAAAGCACCTAAAGAAGCCCAATATGCTCCAACCCCCGCTTCATGTGCGGCTAATAAGAAGTTCTGTGCGAAGCAAGCGGCAGCCATAACATTCTCATCACGTTCGAACGCTGTTGCACCAGGTTTGGATAAGACTGCAAGAACGACAGGAGCACTTCCAAAATCCGTCTTATGCTTTAATTTTGCTCTAGTATCTGGTCCGATGAACAAAAGCTCCCAAGGTTCATTCATTCGATGATTAGGAGCATAACTAGCTGCTTCCAGCCATTTAAATAACTCATCTTCATGAATCGAATCGGCTTTAAATTGCTTAACACTTCTACGGGTTTTAATAAGATCAATGGTTTTCATTTTTTTGATCATTCTCCTCTTTTTTATTATCGCTAGCAGTCTTATCTTCAGGCGTTACTTCATGAATCTGAAAAATATGGATAAACTCTTCAATAATCGCTTCCGTTGCTTTCAATTCACCGCTAATCACTTGCTTGATCGAATCCAGCTCCGGTGCTTGCAGCTGTCGCTGTAAAGTTGCTCGATTCACATTAAGCTTTTCCAAAAATGCTAGAGCTCTGCCACGACGAAAAGTTTGAGCACTTTTTGGGGGGCCATCCATAGAATCCATCCCATGTCTACTCATGTGCTCTCGATCTCTATGCTCTCCACGGTCTTTATGCTCCCCATGTTCTCTATGACCACGTTTTCCGAATTGTCCATCCCGCATAGTTATTCCTCCTTCACTTTGTATACATATGTATACGTTTTGGTTATGTATACAAATGTATACGTACGAATGTACTCTGTCAAGGTATCATTTTCATTGGGCGAGTCCACAAAGAAAAAACCGCACAGCGTGCGGTCAGCTTGGCGAGAAACAAGTTATTTTTCATAGCAGGATTTATTTGTTTTATATCAACTAATGATTAACCTTCTTTAATCTTTGCGGTTCCTTAGGGTCTAGTTGCTTCCAATCCGATGCATCTCTGTCTGTAAAAATGTATTCAGTGTCAGGGTCATCGGTAAATCTTACATACACAGGGAATTTAGGCATAGAAGCAAACTTAGCTTTAATACTCACTAAATCAGATTCAGAGTACCCTTCTACTGTTAACAAGTGTTCTTTTAAGCTTCTCTCAAGGGAATTATATTTAAACTGAAGTGCTGTATACATTCCAAGAATGAGTAGAGTAATAATTATTGCGGAGATAACTACAAACTTTCTCATTCTAGAAGTACCTCCTTTAGTAAGTCTAATTATCGGACGGTCAGAAATTTGATCGGAACGTGCATTTCTAGTTGGATGAAAACTTTCACTTTCTGGATCATGTTATTAGGTTTCTTGCTTCGTGCATTTATCACTTGAGAACTACTTGCTCCGTGAGCTCAATTAATGTCTGTTTCATATAAAGATCGAGCTAGCCGGAATCCAAGATCATCCACGCTGAAAGTGGGATGACTGCGACGACGACAGGTAGCCCCACAGCCTCTGGCCTCTTCAGCCCAGCTGCCTCCTCGAAAAATTCGATAGGACCCGTACACTTTTTCATCATATAAATCCCAGCACCACTCCCAAACATTCCCTAACATATCATTAAGCCCCCATGCATTTGGTTCCTTCGTTCCTACTTCATGAAGTTCACCATCTGAATTTTCATTAAACCAAGCAATATTATCCAGCTCTCCATATTGATAACCGGAAGTCCCTGCTTTACATGCATATTGCCACTCAGCTTCCGTAGGAAGTCGATAACCGCCCGCTCCCCAATCACAAATAATGTGTTCTCCATCTTTGCTTATAATATAGGCTTCTTTCAAACCAGCTTTCTGTGAAAGCAGATTACAAAAGGAAATAGCATCATACCAAGAAATATTCACTACTGGTTTATGATTTTCTTCAGGTGATTTTGATGGTTTATTAGTTATAGCATTGTAAAGCTCCATCGTTACAGGATATCGAGCAAGATGAAACGGTCTTAATTCAACTTTCCATTTGCTTTTTATTCTATCGTCTCTTAATTCTATTTCTCCCCCAGGTATTTTAACCATAGGATAGTTCAAGTAGCGTTCAATTTCATTTGACACTCTATCTACCTCCCCTTAATTTTCTATAAAACTCTTGAAGATGTAAGAATCCAATTTATACTAATCAAGTATTGACAAGGTATTAAGAATAGAACTATAATCTATACAATTCCTAGAAAATTACTATGAATTAAATAAAGCAACGCTGAACTATCGAATCATACTTGGGTTGTCCAGAAGAAGGAGTGTAAACACATGCCAAATGTTCAAACTTTCAAAGCAACTGCCCATTTACAAGATGGGGTTAAGGTCGTTACTAAAGCAAGACAATTCGAACTTGTCATCGACGAACCACAAAGTCTTGGGGGAACGGATACAGGAATGAATCCTGTCGAAGCTTTGCTTGCTTCTTTGGGCGCTTGCCAATCCATTGTGGCTCGAGTCTATGCCTCTAAATTCGAGGTAGAGCTTGAAGATTTCAGAGTAGACGTTGAAGGTGATCTGGACTTAGATGGATTCTTCAACCGTTCTGAAGTTCGTCCCGGTTATTCCGATATTCGTTATACATTCTACATAAAAACCTCTTCGCCTGCTGAGAAGGTCGAAGCATT
This window of the Paenibacillus sp. FSL R10-2734 genome carries:
- a CDS encoding glycosyltransferase 61 family protein, with the protein product MGFTVNGGPPHGYYRSILELATEWRHSGTIRDAGHVVPFDFGRVAMFTAPKSIETIIHPALTPYSLQPFGGYVATISSGRVWGESGAVLSPDRKLIFDVSQEYDAVQNRMLLAEEHPVFHQWNNPKLQHIEGTAAVLTFCGSHNYFHWMYDVLPRLAMLKSSRIPFSTIIMNPNPYGPFVEQTWAMLGISEASVIRANPEAYFEADQLLVPSLMMNSHYPAWATDTLRRFFLPHRESTLITPERIYISRNKASTRRLVNEEVVIRCLEEYNIQPIYLEDWTVAQQIQLFASAKVILGAHGAGLANLAFCQSGTQVIEIFHDRHVVPTYWMISNHNALDYYMMYGQGWPDPAIRFPGLEDIYVDVDRLKQTLHLAGLNA
- a CDS encoding glycoside hydrolase family 3 N-terminal domain-containing protein → MNQRETIKTKSLHTISYVSNKGGPTLGYSPESGVQILEQDGLFFKDLNRNGKLDKYEDWRLTPQERAEDLASQMTIEQIAGLMLYSRHQSIPAHSSSWFSGTYNGKSYEESGAKPWELTDEQLAFLAQDHLRHILVTTVESPEIAALWNNQVQAFAEGTGLGIPANNSSDPRHGSDSSSEFNAGAGGQISMWPETLGLAATFDPKITYRYGQVASREYRALGLGTALSPQIDIATDPRWFRFNGTFGEDSKLSADMARAYVDGFQSSEDDREINEGWGFDSVNAMVKHWPGGGSGEGGRDAHYACGKYAVYPGGNFEEHLIPFTEGAFKLDGPTKQASAVMPYYTISTDQDQVNGENVGNSYNSYLITDLLRGKYGYDGVVCTDWLITADESISKDSFLSGKPWGVEGLTVAERHYKLLMAGVDQFGGNNEMEPVLEAYRMGVAEHGEVWMRNRFERSAVRLLLNIFRLGLFENPYLKPEESAQIVGNPEFMQSGYEAQLKSIVLLKNKNQVLPLAANQTVYIPKRYTPAGKDWFGNPTPEKTEYPVNLDVVSKYYHVTDQPEEADFALVFISSPNSGVGFSQEDSDQGGNGYVPISLQYRPYTAEHAREQSLAGDARDNDVLNRSYKGKTVVTHNESDLDRVLETRKLMKDKPVIVSMLLSNPSVVAEFEGEADAILANFGLQDQALMQVLTGAEEPSGLLPVQMPSGMQTVEEQLEDVAHDMECHVDSEGHVYDFAFGMNWNGVIEDERTKKYRK
- a CDS encoding ABC transporter ATP-binding protein; translated protein: MSKHDNGMNTPPITRSGGFGPGIGPGSGPGRGGAVPIVRAKNQASTLKRIWAYLNRQRFGLIIVYVFTVLNALLSLIGPYLIGKAIDTAVIPQDYHGLIRFCILLIGIYGLGSVVAWVQAYVMTSVSQNTVFELRRDLFSKYQQLPIKFFDTRANGELMSRATNDIESVSSTLNQSVTQLLNSLITLSGSLVIMLMLNVPLTVVSLITIPLVLLASRKIIGLSRTYFRNQQRHLGELGGFIEETISGQRVVKQYSREEAEVNRFRTISGELNKVSIKAQIVSGLVGPVMNMINNLGFAIIAGVGGWMAFHNMATVGIIVSFLTYSKQFGRPIADLANQYNLIQSAIAGAERVFEVLEMPSEYGDEVSQDLPRLKGEVVFQDVSFAYKPDSPILSGVTFEAKPGEKIALVGPTGAGKTTIVNLLIRFYDLNGGTIRIDGRDIRELDKNALRSQLGMVLQDAHVFSGTIRENIRFGRLDATDQEIEQAAQLANADAFIKRLPHGYETLLNAEGSNLSHGQRQLLTIARAILADPAILILDEATSSVDTRTEMHIQQAMKNLMKGRTSFVIAHRLSTIQDADRILVIQGGGIAEQGSHEELLAMQGAYYELYNTQFKRVI
- a CDS encoding ABC transporter ATP-binding protein, with amino-acid sequence MWKLKSYLRPYWVWSVLAPLMMMLEVFMDLLQPTLMASIVDHGIMTKDLSHIYSTGLTMLGVAFLGLIGGIGCTVFSSIASQNFGNDLRINLFEHIQKFSNKNLDQLKTGSLITRLTNDVVQLQTFVQMILRNIRSPLLLIGSLIMAIRISPSLTLILVVAVPLLVVILYGLIRLSFPLFEKMQVKLDGVNTVLQENLSGIRVVKAFVRAKHEQKRFNTANKDYTETAIKAVRLMSLNMPLMMLVLNASIVAVLWFGGLQNWNGSLPVGELIAFINYITQLLMSMLMLSNMLTFFSRAKVSADRENEVFSTISEITEIPEAKKVAVSNGRIVFDNVSFAYDPTDENLVLDGINFTAEPGETVAILGATGAGKSTLVSLIPRLYEVSSGSITIDGSDTRQISLEHLRRKIGYVMQQAILFSGTIRDNIRYGRPEATDEEVEQAAKAAEAHHFILELPQGYDTVLGQRGINLSGGQKQRLSIARALLIQPTILIMDDSTSALDAATESRIRQMLKIRLRSSTNILIAQRVTSVIDADRILILENGRIAVQGTHDGLMSSSEIYRDIWKSQMKGEEVPYVKA
- a CDS encoding nitroreductase — protein: MKTIDLIKTRRSVKQFKADSIHEDELFKWLEAASYAPNHRMNEPWELLFIGPDTRAKLKHKTDFGSAPVVLAVLSKPGATAFERDENVMAAACFAQNFLLAAHEAGVGAYWASLGALPHNREILGVPQDYDVIGVFGIGYPEEVPNAKPRTPMKSKITYLS
- a CDS encoding DUF3139 domain-containing protein, translated to MRKFVVISAIIITLLILGMYTALQFKYNSLERSLKEHLLTVEGYSESDLVSIKAKFASMPKFPVYVRFTDDPDTEYIFTDRDASDWKQLDPKEPQRLKKVNH
- a CDS encoding SUMF1/EgtB/PvdO family nonheme iron enzyme, with translation MVKIPGGEIELRDDRIKSKWKVELRPFHLARYPVTMELYNAITNKPSKSPEENHKPVVNISWYDAISFCNLLSQKAGLKEAYIISKDGEHIICDWGAGGYRLPTEAEWQYACKAGTSGYQYGELDNIAWFNENSDGELHEVGTKEPNAWGLNDMLGNVWEWCWDLYDEKVYGSYRIFRGGSWAEEARGCGATCRRRSHPTFSVDDLGFRLARSLYETDIN
- a CDS encoding OsmC family protein, with the translated sequence MPNVQTFKATAHLQDGVKVVTKARQFELVIDEPQSLGGTDTGMNPVEALLASLGACQSIVARVYASKFEVELEDFRVDVEGDLDLDGFFNRSEVRPGYSDIRYTFYIKTSSPAEKVEAFVQFLESKCPVGDTIAAPVNLTLNRIIIEN